The genomic DNA TGTGGAAAAGATGCTTTATTGGTTCTTGATATTTGGGAAAGATCTACCACAACTTTCAAAGTTATGTATTTGTTTGttgatttttgtattttctatatGGTATAGCCGTATATGTGGCACTTTGGGTAATTGTTCACATATTGTTggtgtttatttttgttttaaatgGTTTCATTATGCTTAATTGATTTGTGTCTATTATGTTGTCGTTTAAAATGGTTTGATTATGCTTACTTGATTTCAGTTTATTTCTGCAGTCTGGGGAAGATAAAAAATAGttttcttcttgcagactgcagatgTTTAATTCACCTCTTCTATTACAGATGTTTGCAGATATGGTCAGCAGACTAcagacattttacctctgaaaaaacaaacaacacctaaatGACTAATGGAATCATATTCAGTCACTCaagtgtatatgtatatattgtgCTATTAATGTAAAAAAGAAGGCCCACTTCATAATTTAATAAGGCCATGCGTAGTGGGCATGATCCCGCCGTTTTCCCCCTCAATCACGCCCGAAACGGCCAAACCCCCATGCCCTGGGCGTGTTTCGGCgttattttccaaaaaaaaaaaaaaaaaaaaccctccgTCGTGTTTTGAGTCACGCTTGGAGCAATTTTGAATGGACTGGACTGCTACATGGCagaaaacgcccaagggtgggggcattattcacccaaatcactacacatggtctaataacATATTAGGTTAGCTGGTGTTTTGACTTCATCTTCCGAAACACACAATTAGCAGCCATTGGAGCCGCTACATTTTACAGAGACCACCAAAACAAATTTGATCATTCCAACTTAATACTTCAATCTTGGGTCAGTTTGAAAGTTCATGGGTGCGATTACAAAATTTCATAGGGGCGATCGAGATTTGACGACGAATATAACACTACTTTTTCTTTtctcaaggggtgcggccgcccaccttGGGGCTGCCATAGGTCCGCCCCTGGTCTCGATATGTAAGCTTAAGGCTCAAAACTCTTATAAAATGAGAGAGTTTTTAGGCTCGAATTGGGCTCAGCCTTGTTTAAGCTCGACTTGTTTCAAATAACTCACAAACAACTCGACTCATTTACACCTTTAAGTTGTTTACCCGTACGGCTACGGCTATTGGTACTCAGAGATGAAACAGAAACAGAAATACAAAATAAATTTCAATGGTGTAGGACTGTAGGTTGTAACATGCAAGAAACAATCTAACAACATTCATagaaatctaaaaaaaaattgaatcTTGGTTTCTTTTATAACATATTAAAATGAATGTTAATCTAACAAAACGAACAATTTCCGGTTTCTATCTTCTTTAAACCCCTACCAAAACACCTACAGCTAAGAACAGAATCATCAAATGGATCAAAAAAACTCGAAACTATGGTAGTCCCAGTAACTAAAATGAGATCAAAGGATTTACAGATTGAAAAATTAGAACTTTTTATCAACTGTCATCTGGGTCGTTTAAGAATCTCGTCATTGAGAAGTTTTGTCACTGCTTGTTGATCGCTTGAACCCTCCTTACTCAAAACACTCAAAAACGCGTTTAACTCCTCTAAATTCGCCTTTTTAAACAGGCCTGAAATGACGGTATCAGTTACTGCAGTCAATTCTTTGTTTTGGGTGGCGTTGGGAGTGTTTGGCTCCTGAATCTTTAACGGGCTATGAAAAGGCCGCGGTTCCCAGTAATTTGTGCATATCCGATTCTTGTCTATCGACTGGATACCCTGCCAACCCGACATCAAACAATCTTGTTAAGGTATATAGAGCTAAAAAAATTAGGGTTCAGGGTTTAAGGTTTAGGGTTTACCTGCAAGATGGCAGGTGATGAAAAACCGAACATTTCCATGCCGTCGAGACTCCGGGGAGGCTGCAAAGGAGGAAGATTTGGTTTCTTTAACTTATGTTGCTTTGAGATCTCTTGATTCACTCTCTCTCTAACCATTTCCCAACATCTTACTGCTGACATATGAACAAAAACTTCACTCGGATCCTTCTCCAACGAAACCTAGAAGAAAATAAATGTgttcaaaaaattcaaaatcatAAAACTGCATTGTTCAAATAGgagtgcaaacgagccgagccttatcgagcctgagccaagcttgagcctaaaataaagctcatttatttatcgagctcgagcctggcatgtgaagctcgtcaggCTCATCGAGCCGAGCCGACGGTTCGTTTTAATATTTAgttaatatttaataacatttaccccttatttaaagttgtctagtaaacgagccaatccgagcttatttaaacttgtttacgagccGAGTCGGAACCTAAAAATAAGATTGTTTAattaaacgagcccgagcttcacttatcaagCTCGCGGGCTTAGACGAgtctattattatattatttttatttaatatattgaTTATTATATAATAAACGAGCCGACTCGGGCTAGGCTCGGCTCGTTCGCACCCCTTATTTCAAAGCTGTTGAGATACAACCTCTGATGTATAGATGACAAGTGAAATAAAATTAGTAGATTAACTAGAAATGTTTTCAATTACCATAAATAGAGGTCTATCCTTTCCCGCGTCAACAATTTCCGAAACGTAGTAGCACGTTTCTGTAGGAtctaacatgtttatatacttgaCCCGGCTCTTAAAACCTGCAACACCACAAAATATTCAAAATcacattcttcatgagtacaacAATAACTGATGGAACAAGTTttactagggctgcaaacgaactgaacgttcagcaaacagttccaaacagttcgtgaaccgttcggcaggaagttcgtttgtgttcgttcgtttagttaaatgaacgaagaTGAACAGAggccgcgttcgttcatttatgttcatgaacgtgttcgtttgtattatattttattttatttaaatacttcaaaattctaaaaaaataaaatatttaataagtatcagtgtattatatattctgttcatgaatgcttgtttgcatttgtttgttttcatttgtgttcatgaatgtCAGCTTGCGTTcgttacctaaaattaacaaacgaacatgaacacgttcatttccttaatgaacgaacatgaacagaaaATCTAGTtcagtaagtgttcatgaacagttcgtgaacacatatatttccttaacaaaccaACActaacaaggccttgttcgtgatcgttcggttcgtttgcagccctaagtTTTACAGCGTGATGAATTGTACCTTTAGGGTAAATAGCACGAGTGTCACACCATAACTTTCCCGATTGGACCACACCAAACTCCAGCAGCTCAACATTGCAATTTATCCTTCTGACCACTTTAGCGATCCGAGGACCCTTTTGTCTAGTGGGTTTGTCCGCGTTGGTTTGTGTGTTGTTTCCCGATTTGGAATTTGCATATAATCCAATAATTATAACTTTTTCATCGGTTTTCGGTATTTGCTGCAACACCCCCCCTGCATTTTCCTCACTTACGTTATTAGACCCTTTTGTAATCGAGAGATCGTGTAGTTTGTTAGAAGGACCCGTATCTTTTGACTCGGGGGCATCTTTTTTCACTTGATCTTCACTTTTGTTGGCTTGATTAAGTGGTTTTAACGAGCCGTCACCCTCATCGTCACTAAGCATAATAACATCTTTATGTGAAGATTCATGTGCGATTATCGATTCCTTTGATTTCAATAAATCTTGGGCCGTTTCCTGTCCCTTTTGTTCTTTGGTCGGTGATTCAGAAACCGTACACGGTTGTTTACTATCTTTCGATACATAGGAAGATAGCGAAAGTCCAAGATCAAGTTTCGCCCATCGGTAAATCGCACTCAGTTTTCCCTCCAACGCTTCAACCAACATAGCTAAATCTTTGATGTCGTGTCGAAGAAGGAAAAACTTTGAACCCCAAGCGCAAGAACAAAACTGTTTTGCGTGATTTAAGCATGAGTATTTGTCGGGTGAACAATGATGGCAGCCTGCCGCTGATAGGTGCAAATCGAAGTAACAAACGCTGCATTCTCTCTCACTTGTGGCGTCGAAATTTGCCTCCATTCTCAATGCCTGTGTTGTGTTGCAAAGGAAATCCCTCCTCACACGCTCGATTTCCACACGCGACTGCCATATTGCGTGAAATTTTGAATTAGCAAAAAGGAAACATTATTTGGAAaaaagtaaaatgccattttcgtcttgaggtttggccagttttgcgactttcgtccaaaggtttgtatttccgcatctgaatccaaaaggtttgaaatcttgccattttcattcgaCTCGtcaactccatccatttttctccgttaagacaggggtatttccgtctttttttgttaacttaaagggcaatgcGGTCTTTATCACACATCTCCAGCGagtttacataaagtgaaaaagaccgaattgccctttaagttaacaaaaaagacagaaatacccctgacttaacggagaaaaatggatgtaGTTAACGAGCCGTATGAATAtggcaaaatttcaaaccttttggatccagatgcggaataataaacctttggacgaaagtcgcaatactgaacctcagggacgaaaatgacattttactcgttgaaaaagatttaaaattttaaaacttcTTATTTCCAAGAAAATGAGGTATGATTTGACTCATGGTCAATGAACAGTTTAGTAATATCTTTTTTCTATTACCTTAAGTGTTTGCGTTAGGATACCATCTTTCCCACAAACGTCCTTCCATCGTAAGTTATCGGGAGTGTGTTTTCTGAGCAAATTAAGTTCCCAATGAGCTTTTACAGCGTCTCTTGCAGCTCCAAGCAACAACTTATCATGAGAAATCGACGTTTTTCGGGCCTGCTCACGATATAGCTCAATGGCATTATGACCATGCGGTAACCAGTCAACGGGCGCAACGTTCACAGCTTCCGCACAGTTGAACCCACAATTGAACCCCGAATGATACGCTCGAGGAAACGTCACAATGAACTCCCCTGGATTCTGTACGCACCGGAAAACCGGAACCCCTTCGGATTTTAGTATGGATGGTGAAAGTTGTGTCACCTGAATTACAACCAACACGTTAACttatacattattattattattcaattaAAAGTTAAAACTATAAATAACTTTCAAACAGATATATTTCTCACAAGTTTGTGAAGCAAGTCGGGTTGTTCGGCAAAAAGATCGGGTAAATGCTTTCTCATCGCAGCCTCCAATTTTATGGCGTCTTTTCCAGGTACACCGTACCACATCTTCGAAGCACCGAAATGCATGTAGTTCATTGAATATAGATGATGATCTTCAACGTGCTGTTATTAAAATAAGATACGGGAAAGAtacgaaaagaaaaaaaattaaatactaTACCATAAGTCCATAACTATTCAATGACTCGTGCAATAGAAGCAAGATCGACTCACCCAACAGAACGATGAAAAACACATTCCGATGTACAACCACGGGACTAGAACACCAGATATATCACTGCTCTCGTAAGAGAGGAGTGACCCTGGAAGCCTCGGTAAGTTATTTAAGTTCCAACCGGATCTAACGTACTTTCCATCTGACCCCGGAACTTGACGTGCCTCTTTTGGAAACCCGCTGCCAAATGTACCGGTTTCCAAGTCAGCACCGTAAAGCACCTACATTGTCACAAGAACCATATTAAACCCTAAGCAGTTAATGCGTAAAATATCGGacatcggtcaaggaccgatatttgagatataggttatcgcggtgggatattggtagttttaatatcatgcagaatttatatatatagcaatctAACACTAACAATTCTGTATACTCTCcgaccattaacaaattaaccttttgcaacttgcaaaacactaacatgaACACTAACCATTAATATTTAAGACTTATAACACTAATAGCCGCAATAAGAAGAAAggcgaatggtagaactaagaagaaaggtactgaaTATCAGTGATGTATCGGTcaaatatcgccgataatatcagTACCGATATTTGACACTGATATTTTACATGGataccgataaccgatatatcggtgatatatcaccgatattaactgcctAGCCTAGTAGAGTAGTTTTCGCCAACAAAAGATGCCAAATTTATCAATATAGAGGTGGCAAACAAGTGGGGCGGATAGGTAGCGTAAAGGATCAAGCAACTTTAGAGCAATTTTCGGCAACAAACTCTTTTTAAAATTTTGTGTGTGTAATTAATGTaatccaacttcttttcttttgataTAGCTATTAAAtaggttttacctttaaataCACTTTGGATGACTTTCGACGATTTGAGACATTCACATGTATCTTTTTTAGTTAAACATTTTAGGGTTAAATGGATTGAAACGCCACGTCTACTTAATGGTACTGTTAATTTGATAAATTGTCTTTTTGGTAATTAATCCAAAAACATGTTTTTAGCAATATACCTCGATTTCTTCGGTGGGTCTCTCTATCATACGCCAATATTCACCCTCTATATTTTCTAAAGAGGGTTCCCACTGATCCGTAGTTGTTTCATTTCTTCGAAAATACTTATTCTTGAAATCATCTGCGTACTTTTGAAACTCCTTAAGAGTGAACCGTGGACCAGGTTCAAAACCGAAATCAGGTTCAGGAACCACCACCGTATTAACAGGAGCTCCGGCATCCGACCCATGGGTCTTTTGATCCAACCCTAATTTCATGCATCTTCTCTTTTTCCCTTTCTTCGGGCTATTTGATCTCAACATTTGGCTCAACGAACCCCGCTTTTGAAGTTTGTCAACCCTTTGGACACGAGTCGCAAACGTTGAATTTTCCCATAAATTCTTTTCCTTAAGTGCACAAGCCGGTTTCCATGATGGAGGTGGTACTATACGACAAATGCCATACGCTTCAGCTTTATCGCGAATGCTTGAAATGTACTTTAGAGTATCTTCAAACTCCTGTTAGTCAATTAAAGTCATTtacaaatataatcaaatatcagaTATTTTGAGTGTTCGATAATTTTTGGTTACCTCTTCGGTCGGGTAAAATACAGGCGCCTCAAGAAGATCGGGCAATCGAGCTTCTTCAGGACGCCATCTTGCTATAACCTGAAAACAAAAGATTTAGATTTGAGCATAAATAATTAGATAAATCGTTAAAACCAAACGTTAAAGAACAAAGTCTAACAAATTGAGTAACCTTTTGGCAGTTATGACACTCTTCACATCCACGAATAACCCCCTTAGCCATCGGAGCGCTTGAAGTTTGTTCCTGAACCGTTACCGTCGAGTCAAGCAATATTTTACAGATAGTCTAGAATACGAATAAATATTTTGAGACCAACCTGTTCAGATTCAGACTCGTCGCCTGAACTGCTATCAAATCGGCCATGATTTACACCGGGTCTGGGCCTAACCAACCGCTTAATCTTTTCAATATCACCGGGCTCGACACTTGGTTCCTGCTTGACCGGTTGCGGTTCAGACGCACTAGCGGAAACCGAATTAGACCCGACTTTGCTGTCGTCGACCCTTTTTAGAGAAAAGGCTGCGAATGGCTCGAACCCGGGTGGAATTGAAGGAATATCTATGTTCTCTTCTTTGACATGATGCCGGATGAACTTGGTCCCCAACATGGATATTCGTCACAAAATCGAGATTCTCCGATGTTTTGAATAAATTGTCTGCATCGTAATCAAGTATAAGAAAGACTAGTATATCCAGCAAGTTTTTAATAATTAAAGATTTTATCTGTTCATCAATTGTATTTTTGGTGTTCAATAACTTTAAGAACACAATTACACTTCATAAACCATGATCCAAAAGCGCAATAAAAATCAAGCGCCGATTGAGTCACCGAAAGGACCAATTAATAACGGAAAAAGAAATCTTTCAAGTCTCACTATGGCGGACCGGGTCGGGTCGGATCAGATCGAAAATATGTATAAAAGTTCCAAAGAGATGAATATTACCCCCAAA from Helianthus annuus cultivar XRQ/B chromosome 7, HanXRQr2.0-SUNRISE, whole genome shotgun sequence includes the following:
- the LOC110868296 gene encoding putative lysine-specific demethylase JMJ16, which gives rise to MLGTKFIRHHVKEENIDIPSIPPGFEPFAAFSLKRVDDSKVGSNSVSASASEPQPVKQEPSVEPGDIEKIKRLVRPRPGVNHGRFDSSSGDESESEQEQTSSAPMAKGVIRGCEECHNCQKVIARWRPEEARLPDLLEAPVFYPTEEEFEDTLKYISSIRDKAEAYGICRIVPPPSWKPACALKEKNLWENSTFATRVQRVDKLQKRGSLSQMLRSNSPKKGKKRRCMKLGLDQKTHGSDAGAPVNTVVVPEPDFGFEPGPRFTLKEFQKYADDFKNKYFRRNETTTDQWEPSLENIEGEYWRMIERPTEEIEVLYGADLETGTFGSGFPKEARQVPGSDGKYVRSGWNLNNLPRLPGSLLSYESSDISGVLVPWLYIGMCFSSFCWHVEDHHLYSMNYMHFGASKMWYGVPGKDAIKLEAAMRKHLPDLFAEQPDLLHKLVTQLSPSILKSEGVPVFRCVQNPGEFIVTFPRAYHSGFNCGFNCAEAVNVAPVDWLPHGHNAIELYREQARKTSISHDKLLLGAARDAVKAHWELNLLRKHTPDNLRWKDVCGKDGILTQTLKSRVEIERVRRDFLCNTTQALRMEANFDATSERECSVCYFDLHLSAAGCHHCSPDKYSCLNHAKQFCSCAWGSKFFLLRHDIKDLAMLVEALEGKLSAIYRWAKLDLGLSLSSYVSKDSKQPCTVSESPTKEQKGQETAQDLLKSKESIIAHESSHKDVIMLSDDEGDGSLKPLNQANKSEDQVKKDAPESKDTGPSNKLHDLSITKGSNNVSEENAGGVLQQIPKTDEKVIIIGLYANSKSGNNTQTNADKPTRQKGPRIAKVVRRINCNVELLEFGVVQSGKLWCDTRAIYPKGFKSRVKYINMLDPTETCYYVSEIVDAGKDRPLFMVSLEKDPSEVFVHMSAVRCWEMVRERVNQEISKQHKLKKPNLPPLQPPRSLDGMEMFGFSSPAILQGIQSIDKNRICTNYWEPRPFHSPLKIQEPNTPNATQNKELTAVTDTVISGLFKKANLEELNAFLSVLSKEGSSDQQAVTKLLNDEILKRPR